In the Leptospira limi genome, one interval contains:
- a CDS encoding MFS transporter has protein sequence MNQKKSKQETTYLRFFGLAELVNHGARGILAFWMILGMAFFLFGDQNLIAPNMKNIGASLGITDPNEVDWKFGGIIPVLFFILGGLVSLSMGYLSQAFSRKNLLIATVLLGEIPCLLTAYAQNYDQFLILRTLCGFGLGGIFPLLFSLIGDYFSSQSRAIATGYVSLAMGLGVGVGQLLGGILGGADPINGWRTSFIYMSAPSFFFVAVYLFFCKEPKRGGAEEVGADELSHKITLKDFKLLFENKTNLGAFLQGLPGCIPWGVFFVYLADYYEHTYHLTKEVSAGMITFAAIGIFIGTFFGGVLGQFLYNIKKTYQPLLCMGTTFFGVFPAILLLYSFDIVPHMGLFIGLNVLTGIMISVTGPNVRAVLLNVNEPKSRSAIFSIYNLTDDLGKGLGPVMSAVILGLTPDRGLALSISILFWIPCALAWFLVLFNYEKDEKAMHLLMKQNVS, from the coding sequence ATGAACCAAAAAAAATCAAAACAAGAAACCACCTATCTTCGGTTTTTTGGTCTTGCAGAACTTGTGAACCATGGCGCAAGAGGGATTTTAGCCTTCTGGATGATTTTAGGTATGGCCTTCTTTCTGTTTGGTGATCAAAACTTAATTGCTCCCAATATGAAAAACATTGGAGCTTCTTTAGGAATCACAGATCCAAATGAAGTGGATTGGAAATTTGGTGGGATCATTCCTGTTTTGTTTTTTATATTGGGTGGACTTGTGTCATTGTCTATGGGGTATCTTTCCCAAGCATTTTCACGAAAAAATTTGCTGATCGCAACAGTTTTGTTAGGTGAAATTCCTTGTTTGTTGACTGCCTATGCTCAAAATTATGACCAATTTTTGATATTGAGAACGTTATGTGGATTTGGACTCGGTGGAATTTTCCCTTTACTTTTTAGTTTGATCGGAGATTATTTTTCCAGCCAATCTCGTGCCATTGCCACTGGGTATGTATCATTAGCAATGGGACTTGGTGTGGGAGTAGGTCAGCTGTTAGGTGGTATTTTGGGTGGAGCAGATCCCATCAATGGATGGAGAACATCTTTTATATATATGTCCGCACCTTCTTTTTTCTTTGTTGCAGTTTATTTATTTTTCTGTAAAGAACCAAAACGTGGTGGAGCAGAAGAAGTGGGTGCTGATGAACTTTCTCACAAAATCACTCTCAAAGACTTTAAATTACTATTCGAAAACAAAACAAATCTAGGTGCCTTTTTACAAGGACTTCCTGGCTGTATCCCTTGGGGTGTATTTTTTGTTTATTTAGCAGATTATTATGAACATACATACCACCTAACAAAAGAAGTTTCCGCTGGTATGATAACTTTTGCTGCAATCGGAATTTTTATTGGAACTTTTTTTGGCGGAGTGCTTGGACAATTTTTGTACAATATCAAAAAAACCTACCAACCATTATTATGTATGGGAACGACTTTCTTTGGAGTATTCCCAGCTATCCTTTTGCTCTACTCGTTTGATATCGTTCCTCATATGGGACTCTTTATAGGTCTCAATGTATTAACAGGGATTATGATCTCAGTTACTGGCCCAAATGTCAGAGCCGTTTTACTCAATGTAAATGAACCAAAATCGAGAAGTGCGATCTTTTCAATCTACAACCTAACGGATGATTTAGGAAAAGGTCTCGGACCAGTGATGTCAGCTGTGATTCTTGGACTCACACCGGATAGAGGACTTGCTCTTTCCATCTCAATTTTATTTTGGATTCCATGTGCCTTAGCTTGGTTTTTAGTTTTATTCAATTATGAAAAAGATGAAAAAGCTATGCATTTGTTAATGAAACAGAATGTTTCCTAA
- a CDS encoding ATP-dependent Clp protease adaptor ClpS — protein MTGSGASQPSILEETEIKPTKNDGPWKVVLWDDDHHTYEYVIEMLMDVCQMTWEKAFQHAVEVDTRKKTIVFSGELEHAEFVHERILEYGPDPRMSSSKGSMTATLEQ, from the coding sequence ATGACCGGTTCCGGAGCATCCCAACCTTCTATCTTAGAAGAAACCGAAATCAAACCAACCAAAAATGACGGCCCATGGAAGGTCGTTTTGTGGGATGACGACCATCATACCTATGAGTATGTCATTGAGATGCTCATGGATGTTTGCCAAATGACTTGGGAAAAAGCCTTCCAACATGCTGTGGAGGTGGATACCCGCAAAAAAACCATCGTCTTTTCTGGGGAATTAGAACACGCAGAGTTTGTTCATGAGCGGATTTTGGAGTATGGTCCTGACCCTAGAATGAGTTCCTCCAAAGGATCCATGACCGCAACATTAGAACAGTAA
- a CDS encoding WecB/TagA/CpsF family glycosyltransferase, translated as MKQLSEIVHNSSKDERDILLEYQNIDVSKLETLNVLGIPIDNVTTDEAIAKLFRVLEKKEGMHHVLFLDPIKLMRMRPKKSLHRIAEKAGTILVEGAGIGWMTKGRLKERVTPIAVMMDLIRLAELKEFTAFIFGAKDEIVERIYFNLTRHFPKVRIVGRHAGHLDRQREMRVKEAIRKTGPDIIFLAMDFPEQEIWIENNTGYFGKAVVIGVGGALDMLSGADKKAPEWFKERGLIWLWRIIARPYRIRRMWETFYFLLLGIRERFRKQ; from the coding sequence ATGAAGCAATTGAGCGAAATCGTTCACAATTCCTCAAAAGACGAGAGAGATATACTACTAGAATACCAAAATATCGATGTTTCCAAGTTAGAAACATTGAATGTTTTAGGAATTCCAATAGACAATGTCACAACAGATGAAGCGATTGCGAAACTTTTCCGCGTGCTTGAGAAAAAAGAAGGCATGCACCATGTTTTATTCTTAGATCCGATCAAACTCATGAGGATGCGCCCTAAAAAATCGCTCCACCGTATCGCCGAAAAAGCAGGTACCATCTTAGTAGAAGGTGCGGGAATCGGTTGGATGACAAAAGGCCGACTAAAAGAAAGAGTCACACCGATTGCAGTGATGATGGATCTTATCCGACTTGCGGAACTCAAAGAGTTCACAGCCTTTATTTTTGGCGCAAAAGACGAAATCGTAGAACGTATTTATTTTAATCTCACAAGACACTTTCCGAAGGTTCGAATTGTCGGTAGGCACGCAGGCCATTTAGATCGCCAACGTGAAATGCGAGTGAAAGAAGCCATTCGTAAAACTGGACCCGATATCATTTTCCTTGCTATGGACTTCCCTGAACAGGAAATTTGGATCGAAAACAACACTGGTTATTTTGGTAAAGCTGTTGTGATTGGTGTAGGTGGCGCCTTAGATATGTTATCTGGTGCTGACAAAAAAGCCCCTGAATGGTTTAAGGAACGTGGTCTAATCTGGTTATGGAGAATTATCGCAAGACCATACCGAATCCGACGTATGTGGGAAACGTTTTACTTTCTATTACTTGGAATTCGCGAACGTTTTCGCAAACAATAA
- a CDS encoding c-type cytochrome, translated as MLSKSQARAFFLGGTFLFGAIFVFLTIDTLRQNDTRTNAQNLTEDVLKGKEIWEKNNCMGCHTLLGEGAYYAPDLTKVVERRGVSWIDVFLDDPQAMFPGERKMVKYNFTKEEKGQVIEFLDWVGKIDANGWPPKPNIPVGSISTAVPPQITNNVVKVSQPEKFSQLCVACHAVGGKGGNVGPALDHVGSKFDVDYLNRWLIDPQVIKPGTNMPKLPLSDTERKDIVTYLSALK; from the coding sequence ATGCTTTCAAAATCGCAAGCAAGGGCATTCTTTCTGGGTGGAACTTTTTTGTTCGGTGCTATCTTTGTGTTCCTCACAATTGATACCTTGCGACAAAATGATACCCGTACCAATGCGCAAAACTTAACAGAAGATGTGCTAAAAGGGAAAGAGATTTGGGAAAAAAACAATTGTATGGGTTGCCATACCTTACTTGGAGAGGGAGCATACTATGCACCTGATTTGACAAAAGTGGTCGAGAGAAGGGGAGTTAGCTGGATCGATGTATTCTTAGATGATCCACAAGCAATGTTCCCTGGTGAACGTAAGATGGTGAAATACAATTTTACCAAAGAAGAAAAAGGCCAAGTTATCGAATTCCTAGATTGGGTTGGTAAAATTGATGCCAATGGTTGGCCACCGAAACCAAATATCCCAGTTGGTTCAATTTCCACTGCCGTACCTCCACAAATAACTAACAATGTTGTGAAAGTTTCTCAACCAGAAAAGTTTTCTCAATTATGTGTCGCCTGTCACGCAGTAGGTGGCAAGGGAGGAAATGTTGGACCTGCACTTGATCATGTAGGATCAAAGTTTGATGTCGATTATCTCAACCGATGGTTGATTGATCCACAAGTGATCAAACCGGGAACAAATATGCCAAAGTTGCCGTTAAGTGATACAGAAAGAAAAGATATAGTGACTTATCTTTCTGCATTAAAATAA
- the mtnC gene encoding acireductone synthase, producing the protein MQIKHNLLDIEGTTAPITFVHEILFPYAKKHIHSFLKNYQFSEEKWKEIQIEYQKDFFSNDPSFIQKFMVENSNDQIPKELSINMVSLYFEYLIEKDRKFGPLKEVQGKIWKEGYESHEIKSTVYEDVPKFLKQSIQEGKQNHVYSSGSVEAQVLIYQYSVLGDLREYFTSYFDTAVGGKREKESYLRIANTLSALPSEIRFFTDIVEEADAASVAGMQVVILNRPGNLPQKPHSFPIWDHF; encoded by the coding sequence ATGCAAATCAAACATAACTTACTTGATATCGAAGGGACAACGGCACCAATTACCTTTGTCCATGAGATTCTTTTTCCCTATGCAAAAAAACACATCCATTCCTTTTTAAAAAACTATCAATTTTCAGAAGAGAAATGGAAAGAAATTCAAATAGAATACCAAAAAGATTTTTTTTCTAATGATCCATCATTCATTCAAAAATTTATGGTGGAAAACTCGAACGATCAAATACCAAAGGAACTTTCTATCAATATGGTTTCTTTATATTTTGAATATCTCATTGAGAAAGATCGTAAATTTGGTCCCTTAAAAGAAGTACAAGGTAAAATTTGGAAAGAAGGGTATGAGTCTCATGAGATCAAAAGTACAGTCTATGAAGATGTTCCCAAATTTTTAAAACAATCCATACAAGAAGGAAAACAAAACCATGTGTATTCGTCGGGATCCGTGGAAGCGCAAGTTTTAATTTACCAATATTCGGTGTTAGGTGATTTACGTGAGTATTTTACTTCCTATTTTGATACAGCGGTAGGTGGAAAACGGGAAAAAGAAAGTTATTTAAGAATTGCCAACACACTCTCTGCACTTCCCAGTGAAATTCGTTTTTTTACAGACATTGTGGAAGAAGCGGATGCGGCAAGTGTAGCAGGGATGCAAGTGGTCATTTTGAATCGACCAGGAAATTTGCCTCAAAAACCACATTCGTTTCCCATTTGGGATCATTTTTAA
- a CDS encoding glycogen-binding domain-containing protein, giving the protein MLKSKFIRIALILLFLTGIGIFADDGMDWIGSFSSGELEMSDETEDQDTVYYLWQLESLKKNIAPRYIRYLDVESYVSSGNLLHRGILFTYNGLRDESVEICGSFNNWECAEMKRNQYGIYYTVIEPNQIKDSYEEDPVYEYKFRVNGLLTYDPENFDKVEDGSGSYYSRFVLDSKDTDRQTKTMVLEDSANEERDLRTVKFQIYLPNAEVVRVVGNFNDWNPEHDFLKKDRKGVFTLEKKLLPGEYHYQFIVDGETVLDTYNPTTNIKIDTNESVSSLLVPERNYALERKM; this is encoded by the coding sequence ATGTTGAAATCCAAATTCATCCGAATTGCCCTCATTTTACTCTTTTTGACAGGTATTGGAATTTTTGCCGACGATGGCATGGATTGGATCGGAAGTTTTTCTTCCGGAGAACTCGAAATGTCAGATGAAACCGAAGACCAAGACACGGTTTATTACCTTTGGCAATTGGAAAGTCTGAAGAAAAACATCGCACCACGTTACATTCGTTATCTTGATGTCGAATCCTATGTTTCGAGTGGGAACCTTCTCCACCGCGGGATTCTTTTCACCTATAATGGCCTCAGAGATGAATCTGTGGAAATCTGCGGTAGTTTTAACAATTGGGAATGTGCCGAAATGAAACGGAACCAATATGGAATTTATTACACAGTCATCGAACCAAACCAAATCAAAGACAGTTACGAAGAAGATCCTGTATACGAATATAAATTTCGAGTCAACGGCCTACTTACTTATGATCCAGAAAACTTTGATAAGGTGGAAGATGGATCGGGTTCTTATTATTCACGATTTGTTTTGGATTCTAAAGACACAGATCGGCAAACAAAAACGATGGTATTGGAAGATTCCGCAAACGAAGAACGTGATCTGCGTACAGTCAAATTTCAAATTTATTTACCAAATGCAGAAGTGGTTCGTGTAGTTGGAAATTTTAATGATTGGAACCCTGAACATGATTTTTTGAAAAAAGATCGCAAAGGGGTTTTTACCTTAGAGAAAAAATTACTCCCTGGTGAGTATCACTACCAATTCATCGTAGATGGTGAGACTGTGTTAGATACTTACAATCCAACTACGAATATAAAAATCGATACAAATGAATCTGTTTCATCTCTTTTGGTTCCTGAGCGGAACTATGCTTTAGAACGCAAGATGTGA
- a CDS encoding nitric oxide reductase activation protein NorD — translation MEWDQFVFYQGHKLWKKLKTKLTPPSPYYPYRMETEETKIVRYLQTLRKETTSIVYGGEAISLGENFLKFPETIYWYLTERETKIQIRILLAYLSFLKEEHTDKTSLGKETFYQLFRSFLKRYPGAYLDWKEIRKDRLMLRKKDPKQYQNIVSCFYHANTSLSNLKMNFPIGKDFISDKQKQKMESKESKQKLDPSEAELLEVDEKKIEEYTLGHNFEKIETVEEFDGQWRDIDGEEDMEEEEALEELNLKHIIRTEDPVHTTRTSESGAGTLLEILEDTSKEKPFLYPEWDYKQKKYKPNYCSVVEEFPKTLDSSYAIGVLEKQHRTLLLLKKKMTALLNQTRMKKRLVAGADIDLDALVDRYADLKAKKSPSEAIYMNPIRDVSDIGLYFLMDLSLSTDSWIHDKRILDVERESLLLFSECLEELKIPFGIAGFYSRTRNHNQFLHLKQMNESWMVVRDRLGPLSPIGYTRVGPSLRHTNSLLKDSGYKQKWIILITDARPNDYDQYEGKYGIEDVNKAVGECLLNGVQVYTLAIGTEEKPTIPAMMRNASYQMLFHPERLLDSLQEFFRRAIKS, via the coding sequence TTGGAATGGGATCAGTTTGTATTCTACCAAGGTCATAAACTTTGGAAAAAACTTAAAACAAAACTTACACCTCCAAGTCCATACTATCCATATCGTATGGAGACGGAAGAAACTAAAATCGTTCGTTATCTACAAACTTTACGAAAAGAAACCACCTCCATTGTGTATGGTGGTGAGGCCATCTCCCTTGGAGAAAATTTCCTTAAATTTCCAGAAACAATCTATTGGTATTTAACAGAAAGAGAAACAAAAATACAAATACGGATTCTACTTGCATATTTATCATTTTTAAAAGAAGAACATACTGACAAAACCAGTTTGGGTAAGGAAACTTTTTATCAACTGTTTCGTTCTTTTCTGAAACGATATCCTGGTGCATATTTAGATTGGAAAGAAATTCGAAAAGATCGATTGATGCTTAGAAAAAAGGACCCAAAACAATACCAAAACATTGTTTCCTGTTTTTATCATGCAAACACTTCACTTTCTAATTTGAAAATGAACTTTCCAATAGGTAAAGATTTTATTTCGGATAAACAAAAACAAAAAATGGAATCGAAAGAATCCAAACAAAAGTTAGATCCAAGTGAAGCAGAATTACTGGAAGTAGATGAGAAAAAAATCGAAGAATATACACTTGGGCACAACTTTGAAAAAATTGAAACTGTAGAAGAGTTTGATGGACAGTGGCGAGACATTGATGGCGAAGAAGATATGGAAGAAGAGGAGGCTCTCGAGGAACTCAACCTAAAACATATCATTCGTACAGAAGATCCCGTTCATACCACAAGGACAAGTGAATCAGGTGCAGGAACCTTGTTGGAAATTTTGGAAGACACTAGTAAAGAAAAACCTTTTTTATATCCAGAATGGGATTACAAACAAAAAAAATACAAACCTAATTATTGTTCTGTGGTTGAAGAATTTCCAAAAACATTGGATTCTTCTTATGCAATTGGAGTCTTGGAAAAACAACACCGCACCCTATTATTATTAAAGAAAAAAATGACTGCTTTACTCAATCAAACCCGTATGAAAAAACGTTTGGTAGCGGGTGCTGACATAGATTTAGACGCGCTCGTTGATCGTTATGCAGACTTAAAGGCTAAAAAGAGTCCATCAGAAGCAATTTATATGAATCCTATTCGAGATGTATCCGATATAGGATTGTATTTTTTAATGGATTTGAGTTTGTCTACCGATTCTTGGATTCACGATAAACGAATTTTGGATGTGGAAAGAGAAAGTTTATTACTGTTTTCTGAGTGTTTGGAAGAATTAAAAATTCCATTTGGTATTGCTGGTTTTTATTCTCGTACTAGAAATCACAATCAATTTCTACACTTAAAACAAATGAACGAATCTTGGATGGTGGTCAGAGATCGTTTAGGTCCTTTGTCTCCCATCGGTTATACAAGAGTGGGTCCTTCACTTCGTCATACAAATTCACTCTTAAAAGATTCCGGGTACAAACAAAAATGGATCATCTTAATTACGGATGCAAGACCAAATGATTATGACCAGTATGAAGGTAAGTATGGTATTGAGGATGTGAATAAAGCTGTGGGTGAATGTTTGTTAAACGGTGTACAGGTGTATACTTTGGCAATAGGAACAGAGGAAAAACCAACTATCCCTGCGATGATGCGAAATGCAAGTTATCAAATGTTATTCCATCCAGAAAGGCTCCTCGATTCCTTACAGGAATTTTTTAGAAGAGCCATTAAGAGTTAA
- a CDS encoding cytochrome c oxidase subunit 3, protein MNETTTEENDSIWYPPGGILIWLIVFVEVITFCMGIGSLVYDKTQNPDGFQTMQKLLHREFAFWNTIFLLTSGFLLAISVYAKENNKETKFLYGMLGAILFGFAFLFLKSLEFYDKWTLGYTLDTSIFFSYYWLLTGFHYLHVAVGIIILSIVLLNRKTITLANLEAGGIFWHMCDLIWLILYPALYLIQ, encoded by the coding sequence ATGAACGAAACTACTACCGAGGAAAATGATTCAATTTGGTACCCTCCTGGGGGAATTCTCATTTGGCTCATTGTATTTGTGGAAGTAATCACCTTCTGTATGGGGATTGGATCCTTAGTCTATGACAAAACTCAAAATCCAGATGGTTTCCAAACGATGCAAAAACTTCTGCACAGAGAATTTGCTTTCTGGAATACAATTTTCCTGTTAACGAGTGGATTTTTATTAGCCATAAGTGTTTATGCAAAAGAAAACAATAAGGAGACCAAATTTCTTTATGGTATGTTAGGTGCAATTCTCTTCGGATTTGCCTTTTTGTTCCTCAAAAGTCTCGAGTTTTATGACAAATGGACTTTAGGTTATACCTTAGATACAAGTATATTCTTTAGTTACTACTGGTTACTCACAGGTTTTCATTACTTACATGTGGCAGTAGGAATCATCATCTTATCAATTGTTCTTCTCAACCGAAAAACCATCACCCTTGCGAATTTGGAAGCGGGAGGAATTTTTTGGCATATGTGTGATTTGATCTGGCTTATCTTATACCCAGCATTGTATTTGATCCAATAA
- a CDS encoding cbb3-type cytochrome c oxidase subunit I, whose translation MRFQSQKVAYWFFATCMLLLSLQIVYGFIMGFARIGFDGLHDYIPFNTARATHTNLLVVWLLTGFMGAAYYIIPEESDRELYSVKLAYIQLISWVVVGVVAIIGFHFNWWEGRKFLEIPRPLDYLVVVNVLTFLFNIAMTIWEAKKRSTTQLVLFFGLLCAALLYLPGMIYFDNQTLDSYFRWWVVHLWVEGVWELIMGGILAFLLIKLTGVDREVIEKWLYVVVGLTFLSGILGTGHHYYWIGTPKYWLMVGGIFSALEPLAFLGMAIWALNMYRKKGKDHPNKIALYWTLGSAMMSFIGAGFLGFAHTWPSVNQWTHGTLITAMHGHLAFWGAYAMLVLAVISYAMPNMTGRKLFTGMSGYLAFWASNIGMVGMTGALAVAGITQVYLERKLGMDFLVVQKEIVFHFIGMLLAATLFTVGITYFIVDFIRHGLPSNEAIGKNVGDID comes from the coding sequence ATGAGATTCCAATCACAAAAGGTCGCATATTGGTTTTTTGCAACTTGTATGTTACTCTTATCTTTACAAATCGTTTATGGTTTTATCATGGGGTTTGCTCGTATTGGTTTTGATGGATTACATGATTACATTCCATTTAACACTGCTCGTGCAACACATACCAACTTATTAGTTGTTTGGTTATTAACGGGATTTATGGGTGCTGCTTATTACATCATCCCTGAAGAATCTGATCGTGAATTGTACAGTGTCAAACTTGCATACATCCAACTGATTTCTTGGGTTGTGGTGGGTGTTGTTGCCATCATTGGATTCCACTTTAATTGGTGGGAAGGTAGAAAGTTTTTAGAGATTCCAAGACCACTTGATTACCTTGTCGTTGTCAATGTTCTTACCTTTTTATTCAATATCGCCATGACCATTTGGGAGGCCAAAAAAAGGAGTACAACACAACTTGTATTATTCTTTGGTCTGTTATGTGCTGCCTTACTTTATCTTCCAGGTATGATTTATTTCGATAACCAAACCTTGGATTCTTACTTTCGATGGTGGGTTGTTCACCTTTGGGTAGAGGGAGTTTGGGAACTCATCATGGGTGGTATCTTAGCATTTTTACTCATCAAACTTACGGGTGTGGACAGGGAAGTCATTGAAAAATGGTTATATGTGGTTGTTGGTCTCACCTTCCTTTCTGGAATTTTAGGAACAGGACACCACTACTACTGGATCGGAACTCCAAAATATTGGCTTATGGTCGGTGGAATTTTTTCTGCCTTAGAACCACTTGCTTTCCTCGGAATGGCAATTTGGGCTCTCAATATGTATCGCAAAAAAGGAAAAGACCATCCTAACAAAATTGCACTCTATTGGACACTTGGAAGTGCGATGATGTCTTTCATTGGCGCGGGTTTTCTTGGTTTTGCACATACTTGGCCATCGGTTAACCAATGGACACATGGAACTCTCATCACAGCAATGCACGGTCACCTTGCTTTCTGGGGAGCCTACGCAATGTTAGTGTTAGCTGTTATTTCTTATGCAATGCCAAACATGACGGGTCGTAAACTATTCACCGGTATGTCTGGATATTTAGCATTTTGGGCATCCAATATTGGAATGGTAGGAATGACTGGAGCTTTGGCAGTAGCAGGGATCACTCAGGTGTATTTGGAGCGTAAATTGGGAATGGACTTTCTTGTGGTTCAAAAAGAAATCGTTTTCCATTTTATCGGAATGTTACTTGCAGCTACATTATTTACAGTCGGAATCACATATTTCATTGTTGATTTCATTCGACATGGTCTTCCTTCCAATGAAGCGATTGGCAAAAATGTAGGTGATATAGATTAA
- a CDS encoding CbbQ/NirQ/NorQ/GpvN family protein, whose amino-acid sequence MLTAKIPYYEPTGKEVEIFQMAAENTLPLLLKGPTGSGKSRFLEFMAHQMGRKLITILCNDETSAVDLVGRFIVKGADTVWMDGPLTTGVKEGAIVYLDEIAEARPDTLVTIHSLTDHRRTLFIERKNEEIIAHPNFLLVASYNPGYQKGFKELKPSTKQRFLSMDFPYPKPSVEEKIIIGETGISDSIAKKLVQFANLVRKKPELGLAETVSTRLLVSCAKLIGKGLPSRLAGRTAIILPLTDDEDTVTALQDSFDLIF is encoded by the coding sequence ATGTTAACAGCAAAAATTCCCTATTACGAACCGACTGGTAAAGAAGTGGAAATTTTTCAAATGGCGGCGGAGAATACTCTGCCGCTTTTGTTAAAAGGACCTACTGGTTCTGGAAAATCTCGATTTTTGGAGTTTATGGCACACCAAATGGGTCGTAAACTCATCACGATTTTATGCAATGATGAAACCTCCGCAGTGGATTTGGTGGGACGATTTATCGTTAAAGGGGCAGATACTGTTTGGATGGATGGACCTCTTACCACAGGTGTCAAAGAAGGTGCAATTGTGTATTTGGATGAAATTGCAGAAGCAAGACCAGATACTCTTGTGACTATTCACTCATTAACAGACCATAGACGGACATTATTCATTGAAAGAAAAAATGAAGAAATCATAGCACATCCAAACTTTTTACTCGTAGCTTCCTACAACCCTGGTTATCAAAAAGGGTTTAAAGAATTAAAACCTTCCACCAAACAACGTTTCCTTAGTATGGATTTTCCATATCCAAAACCATCTGTGGAAGAAAAGATCATTATTGGGGAAACAGGGATTTCTGATTCCATTGCCAAAAAATTAGTACAATTTGCAAATTTAGTTAGGAAAAAACCAGAGTTGGGACTTGCAGAAACAGTATCGACACGTTTGCTTGTATCATGTGCCAAACTGATAGGGAAAGGCCTACCATCTCGCCTTGCTGGTCGCACTGCTATCATACTACCTTTAACGGATGATGAAGATACAGTGACTGCCTTACAAGATAGTTTTGATTTAATCTTTTAG
- a CDS encoding transketolase family protein: MGAPSQSTADKKATRDAYGEALVELGASRQDIVVLDADLSGSTKTADFKKKYPERFFNVGVAEQNLVGHAAGLALSGFVPFASSFAMFLSGRAWEVVRNSVVYPKLNVKLVASHGGITVGEDGASHQCIEDFAIMRVIPEMTVICPSDFNETKQVIHAIADYKGPVYVRVGRPAIPVIERENYKFQIGKAEVMSEGKDVCIIANGVMVNEAMTAVGLLKEKGIHATLLNMATIKPLDKEVIIAKAKECGAVVTCEEHNVIGGLGSAVSELLSEEYPVPVIKVGMKDSFGKSGTWSGLLDYFGLRAKDVVSHAELAISKKKK, encoded by the coding sequence ATGGGAGCACCTAGCCAATCAACAGCGGACAAAAAAGCAACAAGAGATGCATACGGCGAAGCCTTAGTTGAGTTAGGTGCATCAAGGCAAGATATAGTCGTTTTAGATGCGGACCTTTCTGGTTCTACTAAAACTGCTGACTTCAAAAAGAAGTATCCTGAGAGATTTTTTAACGTAGGTGTCGCGGAACAAAACTTAGTTGGTCATGCGGCAGGTTTAGCTCTTTCGGGATTTGTTCCATTTGCCTCCAGTTTTGCAATGTTTTTATCTGGTCGTGCCTGGGAAGTTGTAAGGAATAGTGTCGTTTATCCAAAGTTAAACGTAAAACTTGTAGCTTCTCACGGTGGAATCACTGTAGGGGAAGATGGTGCTTCTCACCAATGTATTGAAGACTTCGCAATTATGCGTGTCATTCCAGAAATGACTGTCATTTGCCCATCTGACTTTAATGAAACCAAACAAGTGATTCACGCCATTGCTGATTACAAAGGCCCTGTGTACGTGAGAGTGGGAAGACCTGCCATTCCAGTCATTGAACGTGAAAACTACAAATTCCAAATAGGAAAAGCAGAAGTGATGTCGGAAGGTAAGGATGTTTGTATCATTGCGAACGGAGTGATGGTGAACGAAGCCATGACTGCAGTAGGACTCCTCAAAGAAAAAGGAATCCATGCCACTCTACTCAATATGGCAACAATCAAACCTTTGGACAAAGAGGTTATCATCGCCAAAGCAAAAGAATGTGGTGCAGTTGTGACTTGTGAAGAACACAATGTCATTGGTGGCCTTGGTTCTGCTGTCTCTGAACTTTTATCGGAAGAATACCCTGTTCCCGTCATCAAAGTGGGAATGAAGGATAGTTTTGGAAAATCAGGAACTTGGAGTGGACTTCTCGATTATTTTGGCCTTCGTGCAAAAGATGTAGTTTCCCACGCGGAACTTGCCATTTCCAAAAAGAAAAAATAA
- a CDS encoding prokaryotic cytochrome C oxidase subunit IV: protein MLRIVFTYMILLTIVYLSFYGMGSFVPGNWNLVLMSALKFLLISYVFMNLVRAHFFWKLIFSTLIFVYSFGIWYFT, encoded by the coding sequence ATGTTACGAATTGTATTTACTTATATGATTTTACTCACAATCGTATATCTGTCGTTTTACGGGATGGGGTCGTTTGTACCAGGTAATTGGAATTTGGTATTGATGAGTGCACTCAAATTCCTATTGATATCCTATGTATTTATGAATTTAGTACGAGCCCATTTTTTTTGGAAGTTGATTTTCTCAACTTTGATTTTTGTGTATTCGTTTGGGATCTGGTATTTCACTTAA